Proteins encoded within one genomic window of Bacteroidia bacterium:
- a CDS encoding SUMF1/EgtB/PvdO family nonheme iron enzyme, with product MKLIHSLKMIGLVSAFSIIGCGPGNTGDVIGVQGRRVWFHPTPFGMVYVPTGSFNTGQSDEDIFHSYLAPNKQMTIAGFWMDETEITNNEYRQFVQYVIDSIAIEMLDNDLYFIEDEETGERFINWREVRRSFYIDNPEIRDDVQDMYVAEDERFRHKKEIDTRKLFYSYEWIDYHDAATNAENLDRYNPAPRKKFIRKERTLIYPDTLCFIRDFTYSYNEPMARHYFHHVKYDDYPVVGVNWHMANAFSYWRTYYKEDYWNSLGAPPTEDYRLPTEYEWEYAARGGRIGNKYPWGGPYTRNSKGCMLANFKPLRGNYGADGGLYPVRADSYFPNDYGLYNMAGNVSEWTRNAFEISSNIFTHDLNGDYRISIPEYVQQNGKFTREGSDITLKRKVIRGGSWKDIAYFIENGARTYEYQDSCRSFIGFRNVQSYIGRSNRDSK from the coding sequence ATGAAGCTAATTCATTCATTAAAAATGATAGGATTGGTTAGCGCCTTTTCAATCATAGGATGCGGACCAGGAAACACAGGTGACGTAATTGGTGTTCAAGGAAGGCGTGTATGGTTCCATCCAACTCCATTTGGTATGGTGTATGTACCAACCGGTTCATTTAATACCGGTCAAAGCGATGAAGATATCTTTCATAGCTATTTAGCTCCTAACAAGCAAATGACAATTGCAGGTTTTTGGATGGATGAGACAGAAATCACAAATAATGAATATCGTCAATTTGTTCAATATGTGATTGACTCGATTGCCATAGAAATGCTAGATAATGATCTCTACTTCATAGAAGATGAAGAAACCGGAGAAAGATTTATTAATTGGAGAGAAGTTAGAAGAAGCTTTTATATTGATAATCCTGAAATAAGGGATGATGTTCAAGATATGTACGTGGCAGAAGACGAGCGTTTTAGACATAAAAAAGAAATTGACACAAGAAAACTTTTTTATAGCTATGAATGGATAGATTATCATGATGCAGCAACTAACGCTGAAAATTTAGACAGATACAATCCTGCACCACGTAAGAAGTTTATTAGAAAGGAACGTACTTTAATATATCCTGATACATTGTGCTTTATTAGAGATTTTACCTATTCATATAATGAGCCTATGGCACGTCACTATTTTCACCATGTAAAATATGATGACTATCCGGTAGTGGGTGTAAACTGGCACATGGCAAATGCTTTTTCTTATTGGAGAACTTATTACAAGGAAGACTATTGGAATAGTCTTGGTGCACCTCCTACAGAAGATTACAGACTTCCAACAGAATATGAATGGGAATATGCTGCAAGAGGTGGTAGAATTGGAAATAAATATCCTTGGGGAGGACCATATACACGTAACTCAAAAGGTTGTATGCTAGCTAACTTCAAGCCTTTACGTGGTAATTATGGTGCTGACGGAGGTTTATATCCTGTTAGAGCAGACTCTTATTTCCCGAATGATTATGGCTTGTATAATATGGCTGGAAATGTGAGTGAATGGACAAGAAATGCTTTTGAAATATCTTCAAACATTTTTACACATGATTTAAATGGTGATTATAGAATATCAATACCAGAATACGTTCAACAAAATGGTAAATTTACACGTGAAGGTTCTGATATTACTTTGAAAAGAAAAGTGATTAGAGGTGGTTCTTGGAAAGATATTGCTTATTTCATTGAAAATGGTGCTCGTACATATGAGTATCAGGATTCTTGCAGATCATTCATTGGATTTAGAAATGTACAATCATATATAGGTCGTTCAAATAGAGATTCAAAATAA